A genomic window from Phocoena sinus isolate mPhoSin1 chromosome 20, mPhoSin1.pri, whole genome shotgun sequence includes:
- the METTL2A gene encoding tRNA N(3)-methylcytidine methyltransferase METTL2A isoform X1: MAGSYTEGVDTAVCGKRQQFGSRFLSDPARVFHHNAWDSVEWSEEQAAAAERKVQENSTQRVCQEEQVDYEINANKYWNDFYKIHENGFFKDRHWLFTEFPELAPSQNQNHLKALLSENKGSEVPACRSSEDGSGLIIEAQHSCSSVSLGRKTQPPPVEENVTQKLRHLEVCADEFPGSSATYRILEVGCGVGNTVFPILQTNNDPRLFVYCCDFSSTAVELVQTNSAYDPSRCFAFVHDLCDEDKSYPVPGDSLDVIILIFVLSAIIPDKMQKAINRLSRLLKPGGMMLLRDYGRYDMAQLRFKKGQCLSENFYVRGDGTRVYFFTQDELDALFTTAGLEKVQNLVDRRLQVNRGKQLTMYRVWIQCKYRKPLLSSTS; encoded by the exons ATGGCCGGCTCCTACACTGAAGGAGTAGATACTGCCGTCTGCGGGAAGAGGCAGCAGTTTGGGAGCCGGTTTCTGAGCGACCCGGCGCGCGTCTTCCACCACAATGCCTG GGACAGTGTGGAGTGGTCAGAAGAGCAGGCCGCGGCGGCGGAGAGGAAAGTCCAGGAGAACAGTACCCAGCGGGTGTGCCAGGAGGAACAAG TTGATTATGAGATCAATGCCAACAAATACTGGAATGACTTCTACAAAATCCACGAAAATGGGTTTTTCAAGGATAGACATTGGCTTTTTACTGAATTCCCAGAGCTGGCACCTAGCCAAAACCAAAATCACTTGAAGGCTTTGCTCTCAGAGAACAAGGGGAGTGAAGTACCTGCATGTAGAAGCAGTGAGGATGGATCTGGTTTAATAATAGAAGCACAGCACAGTTGTTCTTCAGTCAGCCTTGGACGTAAAACACAGCCACCTCCTGTGGAAGAGAATGTGACTCAGAAACTCCGTCACCTGGAAGTCTGTGCTGATGAGTTTCCTGGATCCTCAGCCACCTACCGAATACTGGAG GTTGGTTGTGGTGTGGGAAACACAGTCTTTCCAATTTTGCAAACTAACAA TGACCCAAGACTCTTTGTTTACTGTTGTGATTTTTCTTCCACAGCTGTAGAACTGGTCCAG ACAAATTCAGCATATGATCCTTCTCGGTGTTTTGCCTTTGTTCACGACCTGTGTGATGAAGATAAGAGTTACCCAGTGCCCGGGGATAGTCTTGATGTCATCATCCTCATATTTGTTCTCTCAGCAATCATTCCAGACAA GATGCAGAAGGCTATCAACAGGCTAAGCAGGCTTCTGAAGCCTGGAGGGATGATGCTTCTGCGAGATTATGGCCGCTATGACATGGCTCAGCTTCGGTTTAAAAAAG GTCAGTGTCTGTCTGAAAATTTCTATGTGAGAGGCGATGGCACCAGAGTGTACTTCTTCACGCAAG ATGAACTGGACGCACTTTTCACTACTGCTGGACTGGAAAAGGTTCAGAACCTGGTGGATCGCCGGTTGCAAGTGAATCGAGGGAAACAACTGACAATGTACCGAGTTTGGATTCAGTGCAAATATCGTAAGCCTCTTCTGTCCAGCACCAGCTGA
- the METTL2A gene encoding tRNA N(3)-methylcytidine methyltransferase METTL2A isoform X2 — MPGTVWSGQKSRPRRRRGKSRRTVPSGCARRNKVRPVDYEINANKYWNDFYKIHENGFFKDRHWLFTEFPELAPSQNQNHLKALLSENKGSEVPACRSSEDGSGLIIEAQHSCSSVSLGRKTQPPPVEENVTQKLRHLEVCADEFPGSSATYRILEVGCGVGNTVFPILQTNNDPRLFVYCCDFSSTAVELVQTNSAYDPSRCFAFVHDLCDEDKSYPVPGDSLDVIILIFVLSAIIPDKMQKAINRLSRLLKPGGMMLLRDYGRYDMAQLRFKKGQCLSENFYVRGDGTRVYFFTQDELDALFTTAGLEKVQNLVDRRLQVNRGKQLTMYRVWIQCKYRKPLLSSTS; from the exons ATGCCTG GGACAGTGTGGAGTGGTCAGAAGAGCAGGCCGCGGCGGCGGAGAGGAAAGTCCAGGAGAACAGTACCCAGCGGGTGTGCCAGGAGGAACAAGGTGCGCCCAG TTGATTATGAGATCAATGCCAACAAATACTGGAATGACTTCTACAAAATCCACGAAAATGGGTTTTTCAAGGATAGACATTGGCTTTTTACTGAATTCCCAGAGCTGGCACCTAGCCAAAACCAAAATCACTTGAAGGCTTTGCTCTCAGAGAACAAGGGGAGTGAAGTACCTGCATGTAGAAGCAGTGAGGATGGATCTGGTTTAATAATAGAAGCACAGCACAGTTGTTCTTCAGTCAGCCTTGGACGTAAAACACAGCCACCTCCTGTGGAAGAGAATGTGACTCAGAAACTCCGTCACCTGGAAGTCTGTGCTGATGAGTTTCCTGGATCCTCAGCCACCTACCGAATACTGGAG GTTGGTTGTGGTGTGGGAAACACAGTCTTTCCAATTTTGCAAACTAACAA TGACCCAAGACTCTTTGTTTACTGTTGTGATTTTTCTTCCACAGCTGTAGAACTGGTCCAG ACAAATTCAGCATATGATCCTTCTCGGTGTTTTGCCTTTGTTCACGACCTGTGTGATGAAGATAAGAGTTACCCAGTGCCCGGGGATAGTCTTGATGTCATCATCCTCATATTTGTTCTCTCAGCAATCATTCCAGACAA GATGCAGAAGGCTATCAACAGGCTAAGCAGGCTTCTGAAGCCTGGAGGGATGATGCTTCTGCGAGATTATGGCCGCTATGACATGGCTCAGCTTCGGTTTAAAAAAG GTCAGTGTCTGTCTGAAAATTTCTATGTGAGAGGCGATGGCACCAGAGTGTACTTCTTCACGCAAG ATGAACTGGACGCACTTTTCACTACTGCTGGACTGGAAAAGGTTCAGAACCTGGTGGATCGCCGGTTGCAAGTGAATCGAGGGAAACAACTGACAATGTACCGAGTTTGGATTCAGTGCAAATATCGTAAGCCTCTTCTGTCCAGCACCAGCTGA
- the METTL2A gene encoding tRNA N(3)-methylcytidine methyltransferase METTL2A isoform X3: MPVDYEINANKYWNDFYKIHENGFFKDRHWLFTEFPELAPSQNQNHLKALLSENKGSEVPACRSSEDGSGLIIEAQHSCSSVSLGRKTQPPPVEENVTQKLRHLEVCADEFPGSSATYRILEVGCGVGNTVFPILQTNNDPRLFVYCCDFSSTAVELVQTNSAYDPSRCFAFVHDLCDEDKSYPVPGDSLDVIILIFVLSAIIPDKMQKAINRLSRLLKPGGMMLLRDYGRYDMAQLRFKKGQCLSENFYVRGDGTRVYFFTQDELDALFTTAGLEKVQNLVDRRLQVNRGKQLTMYRVWIQCKYRKPLLSSTS, encoded by the exons ATGCCTG TTGATTATGAGATCAATGCCAACAAATACTGGAATGACTTCTACAAAATCCACGAAAATGGGTTTTTCAAGGATAGACATTGGCTTTTTACTGAATTCCCAGAGCTGGCACCTAGCCAAAACCAAAATCACTTGAAGGCTTTGCTCTCAGAGAACAAGGGGAGTGAAGTACCTGCATGTAGAAGCAGTGAGGATGGATCTGGTTTAATAATAGAAGCACAGCACAGTTGTTCTTCAGTCAGCCTTGGACGTAAAACACAGCCACCTCCTGTGGAAGAGAATGTGACTCAGAAACTCCGTCACCTGGAAGTCTGTGCTGATGAGTTTCCTGGATCCTCAGCCACCTACCGAATACTGGAG GTTGGTTGTGGTGTGGGAAACACAGTCTTTCCAATTTTGCAAACTAACAA TGACCCAAGACTCTTTGTTTACTGTTGTGATTTTTCTTCCACAGCTGTAGAACTGGTCCAG ACAAATTCAGCATATGATCCTTCTCGGTGTTTTGCCTTTGTTCACGACCTGTGTGATGAAGATAAGAGTTACCCAGTGCCCGGGGATAGTCTTGATGTCATCATCCTCATATTTGTTCTCTCAGCAATCATTCCAGACAA GATGCAGAAGGCTATCAACAGGCTAAGCAGGCTTCTGAAGCCTGGAGGGATGATGCTTCTGCGAGATTATGGCCGCTATGACATGGCTCAGCTTCGGTTTAAAAAAG GTCAGTGTCTGTCTGAAAATTTCTATGTGAGAGGCGATGGCACCAGAGTGTACTTCTTCACGCAAG ATGAACTGGACGCACTTTTCACTACTGCTGGACTGGAAAAGGTTCAGAACCTGGTGGATCGCCGGTTGCAAGTGAATCGAGGGAAACAACTGACAATGTACCGAGTTTGGATTCAGTGCAAATATCGTAAGCCTCTTCTGTCCAGCACCAGCTGA